The Candidatus Nanopelagicus abundans genome includes a region encoding these proteins:
- the recN gene encoding DNA repair protein RecN produces the protein MASKKESKSYLEEISIRSLGVIESSNIEFKTGLTVLTGETGAGKTMVLTALGLVLGNKSDADLVRSGSERAVITGKFSIPKDLAQEISASGGEVDQDSVVITRTVSSEGKSRVLVGGAVSSVAAVAAFAPALVEIHAQSSSSKLTKPTVARELLDRFAGVELSAYQKHYLQYQQIITRIQELTLQLSQADKEISLLTELADEFTKLSPKSGELLEIENQIGKLGSVEQLNQVLAQSLNLLEDEDISALNLLQQIRKSLDQIKGKDSALDKIIDQFTENLLNLQDIGGDLSSYLANLEADPARFAALQERKAALNSLLKRYGKGSDRDIAYEQLLIDGQGARDKIADLSGGSARITQLQKEADLEFVELKQAALAVSKERQIGGDKLSKLVTNEIKNLSMPNSQFIIEQTMADTDIAKNYTPAGLDEISILFAAHTGASALPLNKVASGGELSRVMLALEVVIAEAEPVGTYIFDEVDAGVGGKAAVEVGRRLAKLAKSAQVIVITHLAQVAVWADNHLVVKKSENGSVTQSDVIEMSAEARKVEIARMLSGQEDSQTAQEHATELLAIVRNS, from the coding sequence GTGGCGAGTAAGAAAGAGAGTAAAAGTTATTTAGAAGAGATTTCAATTAGATCTCTTGGAGTTATAGAAAGTTCAAATATCGAATTTAAAACTGGTTTAACGGTATTAACTGGTGAAACTGGCGCTGGTAAAACAATGGTTTTAACCGCACTTGGCTTAGTCCTAGGCAATAAGAGTGATGCAGATTTGGTGAGATCAGGTTCTGAGCGGGCGGTTATTACTGGAAAATTTTCCATACCTAAAGATCTAGCTCAAGAAATTTCTGCCTCTGGTGGTGAAGTTGATCAAGACAGCGTAGTAATTACTCGAACAGTTAGTAGTGAAGGTAAATCGCGAGTATTAGTAGGGGGAGCGGTTAGTTCCGTTGCTGCAGTTGCAGCTTTTGCTCCTGCGTTAGTTGAGATTCATGCTCAGTCCTCTTCTTCAAAATTAACTAAACCAACTGTTGCTAGAGAGTTACTAGATCGCTTCGCAGGTGTAGAACTCAGTGCGTATCAAAAGCATTATCTGCAGTATCAGCAAATTATCACTCGTATTCAGGAGTTAACTTTGCAGTTGAGTCAGGCTGATAAAGAAATATCCTTACTAACTGAGTTAGCTGATGAGTTTACAAAATTATCTCCAAAAAGTGGTGAGTTACTTGAGATTGAAAATCAGATTGGCAAGCTTGGTTCAGTTGAACAATTAAATCAAGTACTTGCGCAGTCCCTTAATCTACTTGAGGATGAGGATATTTCTGCACTTAACTTATTACAGCAAATTCGAAAGTCACTTGATCAGATAAAGGGCAAAGACAGTGCATTAGATAAAATTATTGATCAATTCACTGAGAACTTACTTAATTTACAAGATATTGGTGGAGACCTCTCTTCATATCTGGCAAATCTTGAGGCTGATCCAGCTAGGTTTGCCGCCTTACAAGAGCGAAAAGCTGCTTTAAACTCTTTGCTAAAAAGATATGGCAAGGGCAGTGATCGAGATATTGCATATGAGCAATTACTTATTGATGGTCAAGGGGCTAGAGATAAGATTGCAGATCTCTCTGGCGGTAGTGCGCGAATTACTCAGTTACAGAAAGAAGCAGATTTAGAGTTCGTTGAGTTAAAACAGGCAGCGTTGGCGGTATCAAAAGAGCGTCAAATCGGCGGCGATAAGTTATCAAAATTAGTTACAAATGAGATAAAAAATCTTTCCATGCCTAATTCACAATTTATTATTGAGCAAACAATGGCTGATACAGATATTGCAAAAAATTACACACCAGCAGGTTTAGATGAGATCTCAATTTTATTTGCAGCTCATACTGGCGCATCGGCGCTACCATTAAATAAAGTTGCTAGCGGTGGCGAGTTATCTCGAGTAATGCTTGCTTTGGAAGTGGTTATTGCTGAAGCAGAGCCAGTTGGAACATATATATTTGATGAAGTAGACGCTGGTGTTGGTGGCAAAGCAGCTGTTGAAGTTGGAAGAAGATTGGCAAAACTTGCAAAATCTGCGCAGGTAATTGTGATAACTCATCTCGCGCAAGTTGCAGTTTGGGCTGATAATCATTTAGTTGTAAAAAAGAGTGAAAATGGTTCTGTAACTCAAAGTGATGTGATTGAAATGAGTGCAGAGGCTAGAAAAGTTGAGATTGCAAGAATGCTAAGTGGTCAGGAGGATTCACAAACCGCACAAGAGCATGCAACTGAGTTATTGGCGATTGTTAGAAATTCATGA
- a CDS encoding NAD kinase gives MSKKVNSVLLVIHPTRNEALTTAKDLTKLLIDKNLDVFATIKLDGAKDFNDSSKVDLAVVLGGDGTMLRAAEIFRGKKLPILGINLGHVGFLAEIERPSLSDIANAITTSSFEIEERMNLSYQLLRGGKVLQSGWALNEVTIERNDHQMIDLFVQIDHRPLSRWWCDAVICATPTGSTAYAYSAGGPVVWPEVDALVLLPLAAHALFTRPMVISPKSEIVIDIESDSADLNADGIRRTKLQKNDRVVLTSDKEDVLLAHIKPAAFADRLVAKFKLPVEGWRGE, from the coding sequence ATGAGTAAAAAAGTTAACTCTGTTCTGTTGGTAATTCACCCAACCCGAAATGAAGCATTAACTACAGCAAAAGATTTAACAAAGCTGCTGATTGATAAAAACCTAGATGTCTTTGCCACAATTAAACTTGATGGCGCTAAGGATTTTAATGATTCAAGTAAAGTTGATTTAGCAGTTGTTTTAGGTGGTGATGGCACCATGCTAAGAGCAGCTGAAATATTTCGTGGGAAAAAATTACCGATCCTTGGAATTAATCTAGGACATGTTGGCTTTTTAGCTGAGATTGAGCGGCCTTCTTTATCTGATATCGCTAACGCAATTACAACTAGCTCCTTTGAGATTGAGGAGCGAATGAACTTAAGTTATCAATTACTCAGGGGTGGAAAAGTTCTGCAATCAGGTTGGGCCTTAAATGAAGTAACTATTGAACGTAATGATCATCAAATGATTGATCTTTTCGTGCAAATTGATCATCGCCCCCTTTCAAGATGGTGGTGTGACGCCGTTATCTGCGCTACTCCAACTGGCTCTACTGCTTATGCCTACTCTGCGGGTGGACCGGTAGTTTGGCCAGAAGTAGATGCACTTGTCTTACTACCACTTGCAGCCCATGCTTTATTTACACGTCCGATGGTTATCTCGCCTAAATCTGAGATAGTCATTGATATTGAAAGTGATTCAGCTGATTTAAATGCAGATGGAATTAGGCGAACAAAACTGCAAAAAAATGACCGGGTAGTTTTAACCAGTGATAAGGAAGATGTGCTGCTTGCCCACATTAAGCCTGCTGCTTTTGCCGATCGATTAGTAGCTAAATTTAAATTGCCGGTCGAGGGTTGGCGTGGCGAGTAA
- a CDS encoding TlyA family RNA methyltransferase, whose product MKTRLDAELVRRGLARSRDVAVELIEGGKVLVTGIRATKAATQVDAQTSITLADEQSEYVSRGGHKLVGALDSFSQIDVKGKTALDAGASTGGFTDVLLKRGAAKVVAVDVGYGQLAWELQKDERVKILDRVNVRNLTPAQVGEEIDLVVADLSFISLKLVLPALISVAKEEADFLIMVKPQFEVGKEQLGAGGVVRDAHLRKEAVSQVADAAFAQNLGCCGVVASSLPGPAGNVEYFLWLRKGAPALLEVDLDLAISKGPA is encoded by the coding sequence ATGAAGACCCGCTTAGATGCCGAATTGGTAAGGCGCGGGCTGGCAAGATCAAGAGATGTAGCAGTTGAATTAATTGAAGGTGGCAAAGTTTTAGTAACTGGAATTCGCGCAACTAAAGCAGCTACGCAAGTTGATGCCCAAACTTCAATCACATTAGCTGATGAACAATCTGAGTATGTCTCCCGTGGTGGACATAAATTAGTTGGCGCCCTTGATTCATTTTCACAAATTGATGTGAAAGGAAAAACTGCTTTAGATGCCGGAGCTTCAACTGGCGGCTTTACTGATGTCTTATTAAAACGAGGCGCTGCCAAAGTTGTCGCAGTTGATGTCGGATATGGCCAACTTGCGTGGGAGCTTCAAAAAGATGAGCGAGTTAAAATATTAGATCGAGTAAATGTAAGAAATTTAACCCCTGCTCAGGTGGGGGAAGAGATTGATTTAGTTGTTGCAGATTTATCTTTTATCTCTTTGAAGCTGGTGCTGCCAGCTCTAATTTCAGTTGCAAAAGAGGAAGCAGATTTCTTGATTATGGTTAAGCCTCAGTTTGAGGTTGGTAAAGAGCAGTTGGGTGCTGGTGGTGTTGTTAGGGATGCCCATCTTCGAAAAGAAGCAGTTTCACAGGTTGCAGATGCTGCCTTTGCACAGAATTTAGGCTGCTGCGGAGTAGTTGCTAGCTCACTTCCTGGACCTGCTGGCAATGTGGAGTACTTTCTGTGGCTTAGAAAAGGCGCGCCAGCCTTATTAGAAGTAGATTTAGATCTTGCGATTTCAAAGGGGCCAGCATGA